The genomic DNA GTCGCCATCGTGATGGATGGCAACGGCCGCTGGGCGGAGGCGCGTGGGCTACCGAGGACAGCGGGACACGCCGCCGGAGAGGAGGCGCTGTTCGAAGTGGTCCACGGTGCGCTCGGGCTCGGCATCGAGTGGCTCACCGTGTTCACGTTCTCCACGGAGAACTGGTCCCGCCCTGACGACGAAGTGGCCTTCCTCATGGGCTTCAAGGAGAATCTCCTGACTCGACGCCGAGACGAGCTGCACGAACTCGGCATACGGGTGCGCTTCCTCGGAGACCGGAACGACCCGCGCGTGGGTGATCGCCTCCGGGAGAACATCGCGGCCGCCGAGACGCTGACCGCCGGCAACACGGCGATGACCATGGTGTTCGCCTTCAACCACGGTGGTCGTGCGGAGATCGTCGAAGCGGCTCGCCGCCTCTCGGTCGATGTGGCCGAGGGGAAGCTCGCCGCCGAGGAGATCGACGAGGCAGCCCTGCTCGCTCGTTTCGAGATCCCGGAGATGCCCGATCCGGACCTCGTGATCCGCACCAGCGGGGAGCATCGCCTCAGCAACTTCCTCCTGTGGCAGGCCGCCTACAGCGAGCTGGTGTTCACCCCGACGCTGTGGCCCGACTTCCGAACCGAGCATCTCGTCGCCTGCGTGGAGGAGTACCGACGCCGGGACCGCCGATTCGGCAAGGTCACCGACGGCTAACCAGCTGACGACAGGAACTCTCTCCCCCCGTAGGGGGGAGTCCCGTAGGGAGCGCAGCGACCGGAGGGGAGGGGGGAGGGCGAACGCTACGTGGGCCTCGCGACGGGTCTGGCCTCCCCCTCCGTCATCGGCCTTCGGCCGCTGCCACCTCCCCTCAGTGTCATAGTTGGGGGGTGTCTGGTGGGTCTGGCTCTCCACCTCCCTGCCCTCTCGTTGTGGGTTGTGGCTTTCGTAGGTTGTGCCGGCCCACCGGACGCGCCGAACCGGCAGGCGAGGCTTGATAGGAGCTTGGCTTCCCGCCTCAACTGAGGCTTGCCCACCGGCCGGTTCTGGCGGTCATCCCTACTGAAAGGAGACGGGATCATGGTGGTCATCGGAATCGACGCGCACAAGCGCACCCATACGGCAGTGGCAGTGGATCACAACGGGGTTGAGCTTGGAACCAAGACGGTGGCGGCTAACTCGGTGGGGCATCTGGAGCTGGTGCGTTGGGCTCGCAGGTGGGGTGAACAGGTTCGGTTCGGGGCAGAGGACTGCCGTCATGTCACTCGACGGCTCGAAGCTGACTTGGTGCGTGCCGACGCGCAGGTGGTTCGGGTTCCTCCCAAGCTGATGGCCGGGACTAGGCGTAGCGTCAGGGCACGAGGCAAGTCGGATCCCATCGACGCGCTCGCGGTGGCCCGGGCGGTGCTGCGCGAACCGGGGCTGCCGGTAGCACGGTTGGATCAAGACGAGTTAGAGATCCGTCTGCTCGTCGATCACCGCGAAGACCTTGTGGCGCAACGCACCGCGATCATCAACCGGCTGCGTTGGCACCTCTACGACCTGGACCCGACCCTCGAGGACACCTGCAAGAACCTGACGTCGCTGCGGGCCCTCGACACGGTCGCCCAAGCCCTCACGACTATGAGTGGGGTGAGAGCCGAGATCGCCTCCGACCTCGTTGCCCGATGCCAGGAACTCACCGCGGCCGGAACGGCCCTCGAAAAGCAGATCACCACCCGGATCAAACCGCTGGCACCATCCCTGCTGGCCCTGCATGGCTGCGGGCCACTCACCGCAGCCAAGATCGTCGCAGAGACAGCCTCGGTAACCCGGTTCCGGGACCGCAACGCCTACGCCCGCCACAACGGCACCGCCCCAATACCCGTGTGGTCAGGCAACACCAACCACCATCGACTCAACCGAGGCGGCAACCGGCAACTCAACGCCGCGTTGCATCGCATCGCCATCACCCAACTCCGAACCCCCGGACCCGCACGAGACCTCATCGAACGCGTCACCGCCTCAGGCAAAACCAAACGAGACGCCCTACGAATCCTGCGACGCCGACTATCCGACGTCGTCTACAAAAGCCTCCTCACCGACCATCACGCCCACCACGCTATAACCAGCCTCGCCGAAGCCGCTTGACATAGGAGCAACCTGCGGGGGAGGGGACCGCGTGATGGGGTTTTTTTTGCGGTTCCTCCCCCCGAAGGGGGGAGTCCCGTAGGGAGCGCAGCGACCGGAGGGGAGGGGGGAGGGCGAACGCTACGTGGGCCTCGCGACGGGTCTGGCCTCCCCCTCCGTCAGCGGCCTTCGGCCGCTGCCACCTCCCCCTTCGGGGGAGCAAAGTCAGAACGGGTCGCCCCCCATCCGCGCGCCCCCAAGTACCAGGTACTCTGGGCCTCTCGGCCCGAGACGACTAGCCCCTGCCGTACGCCACCGGTTTATCCTCCGCACCCATGCCTGCCCCGTCCCTCGAGACCATCGTCAACCTGTCGAAGCGCCGTGGCTTCGTCTTCCCGTCGTCGGAGATCTACGGCGGTCTTCGCTCGGCCTGGGACTACGGCCCGCTCGGGGCCGAGCTGCTGCGCAATATCCGCGACGCCTGGTGGACCACGATGGTGCGTGACCGCGACGACGTCGTCGGCCTCGATTCGGCGATCCTGCAGAGTCGACAGGTGTGGGTGGCTTCGGGCCACGAGGCGTCGTTCACCGACCCCCTCGTCGAGTGCACGTCATGCAATCACCGGTTTCGGCTCGACAAGCTGGAGGAGCCGGACCTTTGCCCCAACTGCGGCACCCGTGGCGCCTTCACCGAGCCCCGTGCCTTTCACTTGATGCTCAAGACCTTCCTCGGTCCGGTGGAGGAGGACGCGGCGGTGGTGTACCTGCGCCCCGAGACCGCTCAGGGCATCTTCATCAACTACGAGAACGTGCGCCGAACGGCGCGCCTGAGGCTCCCATTCGGGATCGCCCAGATCGGCAAGGCGTTCCGCAACGAGATCACCCCGGGGCAGTTCGTGTTTCGCACCCGGGAGTTCGAGCAGATGGAGATGGAGTACTTCTGCCGACCCGAGGAGTCCCAGCAGTGGCACGAGTACTGGCTGGAGGCCCGGATGCAGTGGTTCGTCGACCTGGGCATGACCGCCGACAACCTGCGCCTGCGGGCCCACGACGACGACGAGTTGTCGCACTACTCCAGCGCCACCAGCGACCTCGAGTACCGGTTCCCGTGGGGATGGGACGAGCTGGAGGGCATCGCCCATCGCGGTGACTTCGACCTGCGCGCCCACAGCGAGCACAGCGGGGCCGACCTTCGGTACTACGACCAGGAGAACGACGAGCATTTCTTCCCGCATGTGATCGAGCCGGCGGTGGGCGTGACCCGCTCCGCTTTCGCCTTCCTCATGGATGCCTACGACGAGGACGAGGTGGGTGGGGAGGCCCGGGTAGTGCTGCGGCTGCACCGGCGGCTGGCCCCGATCAAAATCGCCATCTTGCCCCTCTCGAAGAAGGACGACCTCGTTGGGGTGACCTCACGCGTGGCATCCCTGCTGCGACGCCGGTGGGCGATCGAGGTGGATGTGACCCAGTCGATCGGCCGTCGGTACCGCCGGCAGGATGAGATCGGCACTCCGTACTGCGTCACCGTGGACTTCGACACCCTCGACGACGACGCGGTGACCATCCGCGACCGGGACACCACCGAGCAGGTGCGGATCCCGATCGATGGGCTGGTCGATCACTTCACCACCGTGCTCGACGCCTGAGCGGCCCCGTGTGAGGTGATGGGCAGCCGGTAACCTCGCTTCATGGCCTATCGGCGGGAAGACATCGAACGCGTCCGCGATGCCACCGATCTGGTCGAACTGGTCGCCGAGATCACCAAGGTCAAGCGAAGCGGCCGCAGCGTCATGGCGGTGTGCCCGTTCCATCAGGAGAAGACGCCCTCGATGTCGGTGGATGCCGCTCGCGGCCTCTACCACTGCTTCGGCTGCGGCAAGAGCGGGGATCTCTTCACCTGGGTGCAGGAGACGCAGGGACTCGACTTCTCCGACTCGCTGGAACTGCTGGCACGCCGGGCCAACGTCACCCTCCAGCGCGATCCCGAGGCGGCCAAGCGCCGTGATCGGCGCGAGCTGCTGGTCGATGCCACCGAGAAGGCGGTGTCGTTCTACGTGGAGCGGCTCCGAGAGGGCAGGGACGCCGGGGGAGCCCGTGGCTACCTGCGGGGGCGTGGGTACGACGCCGACGTGGTCGACCGGTTCCGACTCGGCTACAGCCCGCAGAGCGGAGACGCCCTGGTGGGCCATCTCCGGGCGCACAAGGTGCCCGAAGACGTGATGGTCACGGCGGGCCTGGCGATCCGGGCGGGCACGGGCCGGGTGTTCGATCGATTCCGCGGAAGGATCATGTTCCCGATCTTCGACGTCCGGGGCGATGCCGTCGGATTCGGGGCGCGTCTCCTCGACGGCGACGGTCCCAAGTACCTGAACTCGCCGGAGACGCCCATCTACCGCAAGTCGCAGCTGCTCTACGGACTCAACTGGGCGAAGGGTGAGATGGTCCGTGCCGGTAACGCGGTCGTCGTCGAGGGCTACACCGACGTCATCGCCTTGCACCTGGCCGACATGCCGGTGGCGGTGGCCACCTGTGGCACCGCTCTCGGCGAGGAGCACCTGGATCTGCTCCGACGGTTCACCGAACGGGTGGTGCTCATGTTCGACGCCGACGCCGCCGGTGAGGGCGCCAGCATCCGGGGCTTCGACCGCAGTGTTCCCGGTGACCTCGACCTGAGGGTCGCCTCCCTGCCCGTCGGCAGGGATCCGGCTGACGTGGTTGCGGCGGGTGAGGTCGAGCTGCTGGCATCGGCGGTGCGGGATTCCACCCCGCTGATGCAGACCCGGATCGAGGCCGAACTGGCGCGGTTCGACTACCAACACGACCACGAGGCGGCGGCGAGAGCGCTGCGGGCAGCGGCGGCGATCGTCGCCACCCACCCGGACCGGACCGCTCGGACCGAGTATGCGCGTTTCCTGGCGAATCGCCTGGTGACCCGGTCGGTCGACGAGGTCGTGGAGCTGGTCGAGTCGCTGCACGCCACCCGGGCACGGTCGAGTGTGCCGGGTGAGGGCGCACCGAAGCCGGAGCGGGAGTTGACCGGGATCGAGAAGGCCGAGCGCGAACTGCTCCGGCTGCTGCTGGCGAACGATCCCGGGGTGCGGGACATCGACGCCGCCGGATGGTTCGGTCTACCGGACCACGCCGCCGCCTTCGAGCTCATCGCCCCTGCCCTCACCGGGCTGGAGCCGGGCGAGCCTCCCGACCTGGGGTCGCTGCTCGGTTCCGACGAGTCCCCGAGTGCCGCCACCCTGCGTGCCCTCGCCCTGCTCGACGTGCCACTGCCACAGGCCGACGAGGTCATTCGCCGGGTCCGGGTAGGGGCCCTCGACCGCGAGATCCACTCGCTCAAGGTGAGGCTCGCCGGGGTCGACGCCGACCGCGAACCCGAGGCACATTCCACTGTCTTCGGCGAGTTGATAGCGTTGGAGCGTCGGCGCCGCGAACTGTGGAGTTCCTCCTGATCACCGAAGACGAGGTCCTCGAAACGCTGAGCCAACGGGCCCGTCAGCGCGGGTTCCTGATGATGGCCGAGATCCTCCAGGAGCTCGAGGACGCCGAGGTGTCGCCCGAGGCGTTCGATCGGGTTTTCGACGCGCTCCAGTCGCAGTCGGTGGAGGTCCGCGAAGACTCCCCGGAGGACCACTACGGGACGACCCCGGACAGCGAAGGCATCGAGGTCAGCGACGCGGTGCGCATGTACCTCCAGGAGATCGGGCGGGTGCCGCTGCTCGACACTCAGGCCGAGGTCGAGCTGTCGATGCAGATGGAGTCGGGGATCAGGGCGGTCGAGAAGCTGGCCACCGCACCCGACGATCTCGCCACCGCCGAGCGGGTGATCCTGGAGCGTTCGGTTCGCCAGGGAGCGCGCGCCCAGCAGCACCTCGTCGAATCGAATCTGCGGCTGGTCGTGTCGATCGCCAAGAAGTACGTGGGGCGGGGGATGCCGCTGCTCGATCTCATCCAGGAAGGCAACCTTGGCCTGATGCGGGCGGTGCAGAAGTTCGACTACCGCCGTGGCTTCAAGTTCTCCACCTACGCCTCGTGGTGGATTCGCCAGTCGGTGACCCGGGCCCTCGCCGATCAGGGCCGCACCATTCGGGTCCCGGTGCACATGGTGGAGGCGATCAACAAGCTCGCTGCCGCTCAGCGCAACCTGAGCCAGGCCCTGCACCGCGAGCCGACGATCGAGGAGATCGCCGAGGATCTCGAACTGGAGCCGTCCAAGGTCAGCGAGCTGCGTCGCATTGCTCAGGACCCGTTGTCCCTGGAGACGCCATTGGGGGGCGATGACGATTCGGCAACGCTCGGCGACTTCGTCGAGGACTACGACGCCGAGGCACCGGTGGCGGCAGCATCGTTCCGGCTCCTCCAGGATTACCTGCGGATGGCCCTCGAAGAGCTGAGCGAACGCGAGCGGCAGGTGCTCGTCATGCGTTTCGGGATCGCCGACGGCCAGGTGCGCACCCTCGAGGAGGTTGGTCGCCACTTCAAGGTCACCCGGGAACGGGTGCGTCAGCTCGAGACGAAGGCCCTGGCAAAGCTCAGACAGCCCGCCAGGGCGGATCGTCTCCGGGGGTATCTGGGGGACGGGTAGCGTCCGGCCGGGCAGACGAGCCTTGCGCGAGTAGACCCGACGCGCGGAATAGACCGGCCGTTGCCGACCGGTCTATTCCCTCACGGGAGGTGTCTCGGTGCCTCCTAGACGCGTGCGCGTCTTCCGAGCAGGGCGCCCACGATCAGGAGCACCAGGCTCACGATCAGGAGCCACTTGAGGGCTCCGACGAACAGTCCCACACCGCCGACCACCAACGCCAGTAGGAGGATCAATATTGCGATCCCCATCAGGTGTCGTCGTTCTCGTCGTCACCGAAGGCCGATTCGAATCGCTTCTGAATCGCCTCGACGGTCTCACCGGTCCGCTCCTTGATCCGGCCGACCAGAGCCTCGAAGTCACCTTCTGCAACCGTGAGGTCGTCATCGGTGAGCTGGCCCCATGTCTTCTTGGCGTGGCCCTTGACCTGATCCCAGCGGCCCTGCCACTTCAGCTTTGTTTCCTGGTCCACAGGTCTCTCTCCCTGTTGGGTGCCAGGCTCAGGTACCCAACGGTGGGTGGCGGCAAACCTGGTGCGACGGTGCGGCGGGGGAGGAGGCCTTGCGACCGGTGGTACCCTTCCCGGCCGATCGGTGTGATCCATTCCGGGGTAGCTCAACGGCAGAGCAGCGGACTGTTAATCCGTTGGTTGGGAGTTCGAATCTCCCCCCCGGAGCCAGAAAACCCCTGGTCAGCGGGGGTTTTGTCTCCTCTCGGGCAGTGGCACAACTGCTCCCAGGACGCGCTCAGGACGCGATTGGGTCGCGGAGTGAACTTCCAGGCGGTCCATCACCTCGCTGAGATCGCCCTCAAAAAGGTGGGTGTAGGTGTTGAGGGTCACGGTCGCGTTGCGGTGCCCGAGCTGCTGTCGCACCGGACGGCGAGATCATCCGCTGATCGGGGCAGGCGGCCGACGGCCTGGCCTCCATCACCGCCACGCGCCTAGCCACCCGGACGGCACGCGCCGCCCCGTGCGACACTTCGCCACGGCATGCGATCCCAGGACGACGGGCCGTGCCGCCGCTGCGAGGGCGAAGGAGGCGGAAGGTGAGGTATCAGCTACGTGACTTTCGGATCAGGTCAGGGGCCCTGGAGGAGTTCGTCGACCAATGGCGTGCGGGGGTGGTGCCGTTGCGAGCGGAGTTCGGTTTCGAGATCATCGGTGCCTGGTCGAACCCGGAGACCGACCGCTTCGTGTGGCTGCTGGCCCACGAAGGGGACTTCGAGGCGGTGGACCGTACCTACTACGAGTCGGCCGACCGGGGCCGGCTATCGCCGGACCCGGCCCGACTCATCGAGGAGGCGCACAAGGAGTTCGTGGTCCCGGCCCTCTGAACCACCTCGGAGGGTCTTCGCTCAGATGTCGGGAGGGAAACCGGGGAGGATATGGCCGACGGGCACGAAGGGTTCGCTCCACTTTCGCGCGAGATCCTCCATGGTCTCCGTCAGTAGGGCCGGGGTCACGAGCCCTGCTCTTGGATGGAGGTCAGCGCACTAGTGACACGGTCGACAGCATGTTCGACGGGTCGTTTCCTCACGACTGCTGGTACTACGTGCGGTCGTGTGACGTACGCCGGCGAGCCGGACAACCTCTGCCCTGACCGGCAAGACAAACCCCTCCTCCGGGCGGCCGTCACAACCGATGAGAAGTATCCGTCAGTCGATGGGGGGCCAGCACGCCACCCAACGATGAGGGACCAGCCCGAGGCGCGGAGCCGAATCTGCGGCTGGACCCGTCGGACCTAATGCTCTTGCAGCCACCGGAGGAGTAACTCGGTGTAAGTCTCCGGCCGTTCCATGTTCACGATGTGCCCCGCGCCTTCCACGACCAGCTTCCGGGAGCCGGGGATGCGGGCGAGCATGTAGTCGGCCTGGCCGAGCAGCACGTCCATCTCGCCGTTGCCGACGACGACCGCCGTGGGTGGGACGATCTCGTGAAGCCGACCGCTGGCTAACGGTTCCACCGGCAGGCGCGGCGGGACGTCAGACCGGACATGCGCCCACGTGTACTCGTTTACGAACATACGCTCGAGCCGGCGTCGCACCTCCGGAATCCCGCCGGCAACCCGCAACGGTGGGAAATCCCAGAGCAGCCTCCGCAGGAGAGCCTTGTCGCCTGCGGCTCCGGCACGCGCGATGGCTCGGAAGGGCTCGTTGAACGTGGGACCGAGGTCGTACCCAGGCATCGGATGTGCGCCGATGAAGAGGCTGCGCACCGCGCCGGGATTGGTGAGTGCGTGGTCCAGGGCCACCTCACTCCCCATCGACAACGCCACAAAGTGGGCGGCATCGACGCCGAGGGCGTGTAGGAGTGCCGCGAGGTCTTCGTTATGTCGATACGGACGGTCCCCCAGCGGGGTACGGCCATACCCGCGGACGTCGTAGCGAACCACGAAGTGGTCGGCGAAAAGCGCCTCAGCCTGCTCGTCCCATTGCCTCAGGTGCAGCCAACCTCCGTGGAGGAGCACGACGGGCGGACCCGAACCGCCGGTCTCGTAGTAGAGATCGGTGCCGTCTACGCCGATGACGCCAGAACTAGGCCGCATGTGAGACGGAGCGTACGCCGATAGTTTTCTCTTCCCCCTCCTTGTCTGGTTGGGAGTTCGAAACTCCCCCGGAGCCACCGCTCAGCCACACGACTCTCCTTCCAGGTCGAGGTGCGGCGTCTGCCCTGGCGAACGATCGCCGTCGCATCAGAGTTCCGCGTCGAAGGTGTTGCAGGCGTCGGGACCGCCGCTGTTCATGCCCACGAGGAACCACTCCTGGCGCTGCTCGGATGATCCGTGCGTCCACGTTTCGGGGTTCACCTGGCCCTGCGTCTGCTCCTGAATCCGGTCGTCTCCCACGGCGGCGGCGGCGTCGAGTGCCTGGGCGAGTCGGGCGTCGGTGATGGGCTCGAGGAACCCGGTCGCCACCGCGTGACTTGCCCAGACTCCGGCGAAGCAATCGGCCTGCAGCTCGGTCCGCACCGAGTGGCCCTCGGCGCCTGCACCGCCTCCGGCAGTCAGGGTGCCCATCAGGTTTTGCACGTGATGGCCGTACTCGTGGGCGATGATGTAGGCCTCGGCGAATGGGCCGCCCTCGGCACCGAGGCGCGTGCGCAGCACTTCGAAGAACCCCAGGTCGATATAGATCCCGGCGTCGACCGGGCAGTAGAAGGGGCCTACCGCACTCGTCGCGTGGCCGCATCCGGTATTGACCCCCTCTTCGAAGAACGTCGTGGTGGCCAATTGGTACCCATCGAGCGCACCGCCCCAGTACGCCTGGATGCTGTTCACGTAGCCGACGATGCGACAGTCTTCGCGGGTGGCGGCGTCGGCGCCGGTCCGGCACTCGTCGGTGAGCTCGGTGTCCTGGTCGCTGCCCACCGTTTCGCCATCGAGGCCGGCAGGCAACTGCGCCGGGTCTCCGCCGAGCACCAGGAATAGCACCAAGGCGAGGATTCCGCCCAGGCCGCCGACCGCGATGCCGGCGCCCTTGCCGCGGCGATCGCGAACCTGGCCGGGATCGAGTTGTGCGTCTTCTCGGATCGTCATTGCACTCCAATCCGCTCGGACATCCGCTCGGGCCACGCTCATACCCCGACGCCACGGGTAGGAAACACAGACCAGGCGACGGTCACGCCTGCGACGGCGGTGGTAGACGCCGGACCGGGCCGACGCGAATGCTGCTCACATGCGTTTGAGCAGCCGTTTTTCTGGGTAGGTGCGCGGTCCCACCATGTCGAGGAGGTCACGACATGAGCATCGACCAGCGAGAAGCGGTCCGAGGCCGGCTAATGGGGAGTTCCCTCGGCCGAAAGCCACGGCTGCGCGAGGAAACCGCAGTGTGCAGCACCACGGGGTGTAGCACCGTGCTCAGCCGCTACAATCTCGGCAGCGACTGCTGCGTCCATGCCGTCCCGCGGTACCCGCGTCTCCGAGGGGAGCTCGTCCATGACGGTTCCTGAGAACACTGGCACGGGGATGCAGTGCCAGCACGATGCGTGTACCTGCCTCGTCGCCGATCGAGCGGACTTCTGTAGTGAGGCGTGCCGTATCGGCGGTCGACAGAGCGCACACTGTGGCTGCGGCCACTCCGGGTGCGAGGTCGCCGAAGACAGGGATCCCGATTCGGTACTCGGCGAGATAAGCGCAGCGCCACCGGACAAGTGAGTGCCAGGATCGGTGCGCGGCCCGACCAGAACCCGTCTGGCCCGGTGGCCCGATCCTTGCTGGCTGACGTCTGCCTTGGCCAACCGCTGCCGTAGGGCCAATTCTCGCCTCTCAGGCATCGGGTAGCCTGCTGGCGGTCCCGGGAGGAGCCTGATGGCGTCGCTTGCCGAACTCATCGAAGCCGGGGACGTCGATGCCCTGCACGAGTGGTTGGGCGAGACGGGAGTCCTCGAGACCTCCGAAGAGCTCGCCCGGCTCGATCCCGACGACAAGGGCCTGGCGTTTCGCCTGCTGCCGCGCGACCGCGCCCTGGAAGTCTTCGAATTGCTCGACCCGCCGGACCAGCAGCAGGTGCTCGAGGGCCTTCGTGCCGACCGGGTCCGTCACATCGTCGAGTCGATGGATCCTGACGACCGGGCCCGGCTGCTCGACGAGATGCCGGCAATGGTCGCCCATCGCCTCATCGGCCAGCTGAGCCCCCACGAGCGTGAGCTGACCAACGTGCTGCTCGGCTATCCGCCCGAGTCGGCAGGCCGGGTGATGAGCCCGGAGTTCGTCAGCCTGCACGCCGACATGACGGTGGAGGAGGCACTGGCGAAAGTCCGTCAGGCGGGGCGGGCCGCCGAGACCATCTACGCCCTGCCCGTAACCGACGGGCACCGCCGTCTCGTCGGCGTCGTGTCACTCAAGAAGCTGGTCTTGGAGGACACGGATGCGGTGGTCGGCGACCTGATGGCGACCGACGTGCACTCGGTCCGGGTGACCGATGACCAGGAGTACGCAGCCCGGCTCATCCAGGAGGCCGACCTGTTGGCGTTGCCGGTGGTCGACGGGGATGAGCGCATCGTCGGCGTGTTCACCTTCGACGACGCCATGGAGGTCATCGAGCGTGAGGAGACCGAAGACATCGCCCGCCAGAGCGCCACGACGCCGCTGGGTCGCCCCTATATGTCGGCATCGGCATTCGGACTGGCCCGTGCCCGCGCCACCTGGCTGCTCGTCCTCATCGTCGCCGCCGGGCTCACCGTCCAGGTGCTCCAGCACTTCGAAGTCGAGTTGGCGACCGTGGTCACGCTGGCCCTGTTCATCCCGCTGCTCAGCGGTACGGGCGGGAACTCGGGTTCACAGGCCGCGGTCGCAGTGATCCGGGCCATGGCGCTCGGCGAGGTGCGGTTCCCCGACCTGCCACGGGTCATCTGGCGGGAGGCACGCGTCGGCCTCATGCTCGGCCTCATGCTCGGCGCCGCCAGCCTGATCCCGGTCGGGCTGTTCTTCGGAAGCGACATGGCGACTGTGGTGGGGCTCACCCTGGTCGCCATCTGCACGTGGGCGACACTGGCCGGATCGATGCTGCCCTTGCTGGCTCAGCGGTTCGGCGTGGATCCCACGGTCGTGTCGGCGCCGCTGATCACCACGCTGGTCGACGCCACCGGGCTGATCATCTACTTCCTGATCGCCCGGGCAGTGCTCGACTTGACCGGGTAGGGCTCACTCGCAAAGCGCGCATCCCCTTACAGGATCTGCGACAGGAACAGCTTGGTCCGCTCCTCCTGTGGGTC from Acidimicrobiia bacterium includes the following:
- a CDS encoding NIPSNAP family protein; translation: MRYQLRDFRIRSGALEEFVDQWRAGVVPLRAEFGFEIIGAWSNPETDRFVWLLAHEGDFEAVDRTYYESADRGRLSPDPARLIEEAHKEFVVPAL
- a CDS encoding IS110 family transposase; translation: MVVIGIDAHKRTHTAVAVDHNGVELGTKTVAANSVGHLELVRWARRWGEQVRFGAEDCRHVTRRLEADLVRADAQVVRVPPKLMAGTRRSVRARGKSDPIDALAVARAVLREPGLPVARLDQDELEIRLLVDHREDLVAQRTAIINRLRWHLYDLDPTLEDTCKNLTSLRALDTVAQALTTMSGVRAEIASDLVARCQELTAAGTALEKQITTRIKPLAPSLLALHGCGPLTAAKIVAETASVTRFRDRNAYARHNGTAPIPVWSGNTNHHRLNRGGNRQLNAALHRIAITQLRTPGPARDLIERVTASGKTKRDALRILRRRLSDVVYKSLLTDHHAHHAITSLAEAA
- a CDS encoding glycine--tRNA ligase, translated to MPAPSLETIVNLSKRRGFVFPSSEIYGGLRSAWDYGPLGAELLRNIRDAWWTTMVRDRDDVVGLDSAILQSRQVWVASGHEASFTDPLVECTSCNHRFRLDKLEEPDLCPNCGTRGAFTEPRAFHLMLKTFLGPVEEDAAVVYLRPETAQGIFINYENVRRTARLRLPFGIAQIGKAFRNEITPGQFVFRTREFEQMEMEYFCRPEESQQWHEYWLEARMQWFVDLGMTADNLRLRAHDDDELSHYSSATSDLEYRFPWGWDELEGIAHRGDFDLRAHSEHSGADLRYYDQENDEHFFPHVIEPAVGVTRSAFAFLMDAYDEDEVGGEARVVLRLHRRLAPIKIAILPLSKKDDLVGVTSRVASLLRRRWAIEVDVTQSIGRRYRRQDEIGTPYCVTVDFDTLDDDAVTIRDRDTTEQVRIPIDGLVDHFTTVLDA
- the uppS gene encoding polyprenyl diphosphate synthase, whose amino-acid sequence is MSDPRHVAIVMDGNGRWAEARGLPRTAGHAAGEEALFEVVHGALGLGIEWLTVFTFSTENWSRPDDEVAFLMGFKENLLTRRRDELHELGIRVRFLGDRNDPRVGDRLRENIAAAETLTAGNTAMTMVFAFNHGGRAEIVEAARRLSVDVAEGKLAAEEIDEAALLARFEIPEMPDPDLVIRTSGEHRLSNFLLWQAAYSELVFTPTLWPDFRTEHLVACVEEYRRRDRRFGKVTDG
- a CDS encoding RNA polymerase sigma factor encodes the protein MEFLLITEDEVLETLSQRARQRGFLMMAEILQELEDAEVSPEAFDRVFDALQSQSVEVREDSPEDHYGTTPDSEGIEVSDAVRMYLQEIGRVPLLDTQAEVELSMQMESGIRAVEKLATAPDDLATAERVILERSVRQGARAQQHLVESNLRLVVSIAKKYVGRGMPLLDLIQEGNLGLMRAVQKFDYRRGFKFSTYASWWIRQSVTRALADQGRTIRVPVHMVEAINKLAAAQRNLSQALHREPTIEEIAEDLELEPSKVSELRRIAQDPLSLETPLGGDDDSATLGDFVEDYDAEAPVAAASFRLLQDYLRMALEELSERERQVLVMRFGIADGQVRTLEEVGRHFKVTRERVRQLETKALAKLRQPARADRLRGYLGDG
- a CDS encoding neutral zinc metallopeptidase, encoding MTIREDAQLDPGQVRDRRGKGAGIAVGGLGGILALVLFLVLGGDPAQLPAGLDGETVGSDQDTELTDECRTGADAATREDCRIVGYVNSIQAYWGGALDGYQLATTTFFEEGVNTGCGHATSAVGPFYCPVDAGIYIDLGFFEVLRTRLGAEGGPFAEAYIIAHEYGHHVQNLMGTLTAGGGAGAEGHSVRTELQADCFAGVWASHAVATGFLEPITDARLAQALDAAAAVGDDRIQEQTQGQVNPETWTHGSSEQRQEWFLVGMNSGGPDACNTFDAEL
- the dnaG gene encoding DNA primase, with translation MAYRREDIERVRDATDLVELVAEITKVKRSGRSVMAVCPFHQEKTPSMSVDAARGLYHCFGCGKSGDLFTWVQETQGLDFSDSLELLARRANVTLQRDPEAAKRRDRRELLVDATEKAVSFYVERLREGRDAGGARGYLRGRGYDADVVDRFRLGYSPQSGDALVGHLRAHKVPEDVMVTAGLAIRAGTGRVFDRFRGRIMFPIFDVRGDAVGFGARLLDGDGPKYLNSPETPIYRKSQLLYGLNWAKGEMVRAGNAVVVEGYTDVIALHLADMPVAVATCGTALGEEHLDLLRRFTERVVLMFDADAAGEGASIRGFDRSVPGDLDLRVASLPVGRDPADVVAAGEVELLASAVRDSTPLMQTRIEAELARFDYQHDHEAAARALRAAAAIVATHPDRTARTEYARFLANRLVTRSVDEVVELVESLHATRARSSVPGEGAPKPERELTGIEKAERELLRLLLANDPGVRDIDAAGWFGLPDHAAAFELIAPALTGLEPGEPPDLGSLLGSDESPSAATLRALALLDVPLPQADEVIRRVRVGALDREIHSLKVRLAGVDADREPEAHSTVFGELIALERRRRELWSSS
- a CDS encoding alpha/beta hydrolase; protein product: MRPSSGVIGVDGTDLYYETGGSGPPVVLLHGGWLHLRQWDEQAEALFADHFVVRYDVRGYGRTPLGDRPYRHNEDLAALLHALGVDAAHFVALSMGSEVALDHALTNPGAVRSLFIGAHPMPGYDLGPTFNEPFRAIARAGAAGDKALLRRLLWDFPPLRVAGGIPEVRRRLERMFVNEYTWAHVRSDVPPRLPVEPLASGRLHEIVPPTAVVVGNGEMDVLLGQADYMLARIPGSRKLVVEGAGHIVNMERPETYTELLLRWLQEH
- the mgtE gene encoding magnesium transporter; this translates as MASLAELIEAGDVDALHEWLGETGVLETSEELARLDPDDKGLAFRLLPRDRALEVFELLDPPDQQQVLEGLRADRVRHIVESMDPDDRARLLDEMPAMVAHRLIGQLSPHERELTNVLLGYPPESAGRVMSPEFVSLHADMTVEEALAKVRQAGRAAETIYALPVTDGHRRLVGVVSLKKLVLEDTDAVVGDLMATDVHSVRVTDDQEYAARLIQEADLLALPVVDGDERIVGVFTFDDAMEVIEREETEDIARQSATTPLGRPYMSASAFGLARARATWLLVLIVAAGLTVQVLQHFEVELATVVTLALFIPLLSGTGGNSGSQAAVAVIRAMALGEVRFPDLPRVIWREARVGLMLGLMLGAASLIPVGLFFGSDMATVVGLTLVAICTWATLAGSMLPLLAQRFGVDPTVVSAPLITTLVDATGLIIYFLIARAVLDLTG
- a CDS encoding CsbD family protein, which encodes MDQETKLKWQGRWDQVKGHAKKTWGQLTDDDLTVAEGDFEALVGRIKERTGETVEAIQKRFESAFGDDENDDT